A region from the Trachemys scripta elegans isolate TJP31775 chromosome 22, CAS_Tse_1.0, whole genome shotgun sequence genome encodes:
- the POLR2E gene encoding DNA-directed RNA polymerases I, II, and III subunit RPABC1 — translation MDDEEETYRLWKIRKTIMQLCHDRGYLVTQDELDQTLEEFKAQFGDKPSEGRPRRTDLTVLVAHNDDPTDQMFVFFPEEPKVGIKTIKMYCQRMQEENITRALIVVQQGMTPSAKQSLVDMAPKYILEQFLQQELLINITEHELVPEHVVMTKEEVTELLARYKLRENQLPRIQAGDPVARYFGIKRGQVVKIIRPSETAGRYITYRLVQ, via the exons ATGGACGACGAGGAGGAGACCTACCGGCTCTGGAAGATCCGTAAGACCATCATGCAG CTGTGTCACGATCGGGGCTATCTGGTGACCCAGGATGAATTGGATCAGACCTTGGAAGAGTTTAAAGCCCAATTTGGCGATAAGCCCAGTGAAGGGAGACCACGGCGGACTGACCTTACAGTGCTGGTGGCCCATAATGACGATCCCACAGATCAGATGTTTGTCTTCTTCCCTG AGGAGCCCAAGGTTGGGATAAAGACAATCAAGATGTACTGCCAGAGAATGCAGGAAGAGAACATCACCAGGGCTCTGATTGTGGTGCAGCAGGGCATGACTCCCTCAGCAAAGCAG TCGTTGGTGGACATGGCTCCCAAATACATCCTGGAACAATtcctgcagcaggagctgctCATCAACATCACAGAGCATGAG TTGGTTCCAGAGCACGTGGTCATGACAAAGGAAGAAGTAACTGAATTACTGGCCAGATA TAAACTGAGAGAGAACCAGCTCCCCAGGATACAGGCTGGAGATCCCGTGGCCAGGTACTTCGGAATAAAGCGAGGGCAG GTGGTCAAGATCATAAGACCGAGTGAGACTGCCGGGCGCTACATCACCTACCGACTGGTTCAGTAA